A genomic region of Alnus glutinosa chromosome 11, dhAlnGlut1.1, whole genome shotgun sequence contains the following coding sequences:
- the LOC133882548 gene encoding uncharacterized protein LOC133882548, with protein MGNCAGSPKTKADHDAVPAPEPAKEESLAMTTNEEAKLQPLEKKEVNVGHQDEKQIIDAAHNVNSLHENNTPSLGSFLVENEEKKEAKENEKTSEVPSETKEGEKAKTEEAKGEEKPKTVEAKVEEKPKTVETKVEEKPKTIETKVEETPKTLQAKVEPKATNIKAFEAAADAKAEKSEERK; from the exons ATGGGTAATTGTGCCGGTTCGCCAAAAACCAAGGCAGACCACGATGCGGTTCCAGCACCTGAGCCGGCTAAGGAGGAGTCGTTGGCCATGACGACCAACGAGGAGGCCAAGCTTCAGCCACTAGAGAAGAAGGAAGTTAACGTTGGACATCAAGATGAAAAACAGATTATTGATGCTGCTCACAATGTTAACTCCCTCCATGAGAATAACACCCCGTCCCTTGGCTCCTTCCTCGTTGAG aatgaagaaaagaaagaagcaaaagagAATGAAAAGACAAGCGAAGTTCCATCAGAGACTAAAGAAGGAGAAAAGGCAAAGACTGAGGAAGCAAAGGGAGAAGAAAAGCCAAAGACTGTGGAGGCAAAGGTTGAAGAAAAGCCAAAGACTGTAGAGACAAAGGTTGAAGAAAAGCCAAAGACTATAGAGACAAAGGTTGAAGAAACGCCAAAGACTCTGCAGGCAAAGGTTGAACCTAAAGCAACCAATATCAAAGCATTTGAGGCTGCAGCAGATGCAAAAGCCGAGAAATCTGAGGAGAGAAAGTAA